In the genome of Deltaproteobacteria bacterium, one region contains:
- a CDS encoding HD-GYP domain-containing protein, translated as MSLVEIPIDQVRLGMFIRLEMSWFKHPFLRSSFMLTHPKEVEVLLGLGLHSVKYDPKKSVNQETAVAGEEKTLAAKPVPESPNLPSPDVDGSSDAPDIYLQFITERKQRRIHFLNTRRKNLVKQEQEYKLALNQVAGVMKDIEAGNEKGMEAADKLMDHVVDVMLQDTETIVHLMNLSEKDNVTYFHSLNVSILSLIVGRKLGLSKSELHELGLGGVLHDIGKLKIPKRVWLKKTPLTKAEEQFLHLHPQYGVSLISSFANATKEVLDVVFQHHERCNGKGYPQGLEDEQISYFAKIAAIADVYDNLTNRGLEDRFFTPHESLSFIYTRYKDELSREVTLTFIKCLGVYPPGTVVELSDGSLGMVITTDQAKSMHPTLIIYDESFSRAEPLIVSLAEEDNLRIVSSLRPDQISADAMEYLQPGRMVGFFVGSLTTPLKTP; from the coding sequence ATGAGTCTCGTAGAAATACCCATCGACCAAGTCCGCTTGGGCATGTTCATCCGGCTGGAAATGAGCTGGTTTAAGCATCCATTTTTGCGGAGTTCATTCATGCTCACTCATCCCAAGGAAGTCGAAGTACTCCTTGGGCTGGGACTTCACTCGGTAAAGTACGATCCCAAGAAAAGCGTGAATCAGGAAACGGCGGTTGCCGGAGAGGAGAAGACCCTCGCGGCAAAGCCCGTTCCGGAATCGCCGAATCTACCGTCCCCGGACGTCGACGGATCTTCGGACGCCCCCGACATATATCTGCAGTTTATCACGGAGCGAAAGCAACGTCGGATCCACTTTCTCAACACGCGCCGGAAAAACCTGGTAAAGCAGGAACAGGAATACAAGCTCGCGCTGAATCAGGTGGCCGGGGTGATGAAGGACATTGAAGCCGGCAACGAAAAAGGCATGGAAGCGGCCGACAAGCTCATGGACCATGTGGTGGACGTCATGCTGCAGGATACTGAAACCATCGTGCACCTGATGAATCTGAGCGAAAAGGACAACGTGACGTACTTTCATTCCCTGAACGTATCCATTTTGAGCCTCATCGTTGGAAGAAAGCTTGGGCTGTCCAAGTCGGAATTGCACGAATTGGGTTTGGGAGGGGTCTTGCACGACATCGGAAAGCTAAAGATACCCAAGCGGGTGTGGCTCAAAAAGACGCCCCTCACCAAGGCTGAAGAGCAATTTCTGCATCTCCACCCGCAATACGGGGTTTCGCTGATCTCGAGCTTTGCGAACGCCACCAAGGAGGTATTGGATGTAGTGTTCCAACACCACGAACGATGCAATGGAAAGGGATATCCACAAGGACTGGAAGACGAACAGATTTCGTACTTCGCTAAGATCGCGGCTATTGCCGACGTCTACGATAATCTGACCAACAGAGGACTCGAGGATCGCTTCTTTACCCCCCATGAGTCGCTTTCATTCATTTACACCCGATACAAAGACGAGCTGTCAAGAGAAGTGACGTTGACTTTTATAAAGTGTTTAGGGGTATACCCTCCCGGCACGGTAGTCGAACTCTCCGACGGCAGTCTGGGCATGGTGATCACCACGGATCAGGCCAAATCCATGCATCCCACACTGATCATCTACGATGAAAGCTTTTCCAGAGCGGAACCATTGATCGTCAGCCTTGCCGAAGAAGACAATCTTCGCATTGTATCCAGTCTCCGCCCCGATCAAATCTCGGCTGACGCGATGGAATATCTCCAACCGGGCAGGATGGTGGGCTTTTTCGTCGGCTCTCTTACCACTCCCCTGAAAACCCCATAG
- a CDS encoding TIGR03960 family B12-binding radical SAM protein has translation MNRVHLPGRYLGNEVNAIRKDWDSAKVRFALAFPDLYEVGMSHIGLSILYFILNHRPDTLAERVFAPAPDLETLLREEKRPLTSLESDTPLNRFDIVGFSLQTELDFTNVLSMLDLAGIPLWAGQRNERHPLVIAGGPCAANPEPMSAFFDAFLIGEGEEAVERIADTVVEWKQAHGSKNELLSALTRIEGMYVPAFFEPIHDRNGKLSAIEPQLPGYEFVQKALVTDLENSPYPVCPVLPGIRTVHDRLNVEIARGCSRGCRFCQASVLYRPVRERSPQRVRELILEGLASTGYEDLSLLSLSTGDYSCIDSLLSHLMEELLPHRTSVSLPSLRVGTISEDLMKQIKRVRKTGFTFAPEAATERLRGVINKDISENNLLESAGHAFRLGWNLIKLYFMIGLPTETPEDVKAIPELAVRVLNQSKASNHRTVNVSYALFVPKPQTPFQWCAQDSLEKAGEKMEFLRNACSRGGLQPKWNSTTMSIVEGALARGGRETAHWIYEAYRQGCRLDAWTEHFSFQRWEEALRKAGAPAWEEIQRSRSLKEPLPWDHIRFGVERSFLESEYARAFEGAITGDCRVTCHNCGACDHKLVRHALTDCEMSSEHQTRIEHQETVGERYRITFKKTGSARLLGHLDMSAAFRRSLRRAELPLKYSEGFHPQPKIVFHDALPLGMESWEEGVDIILSEPMSPDRIMERANAQLPEELKVLDVKKVKGKPIPAQGAEYRITGPEGTFPKGKMDAFNDAPSFVFLHKGKRKTRSIDLKHIVAIEAEGSCAIRMRLLQAGDVKLKPTGVAKEIFGFPESDEISISVAKLRTL, from the coding sequence TTGAATCGTGTGCACCTCCCCGGTCGCTATCTTGGAAACGAAGTCAACGCAATACGCAAAGACTGGGATAGTGCGAAAGTCAGGTTTGCTCTGGCGTTTCCGGACCTTTATGAGGTCGGTATGTCCCATATAGGACTATCGATCCTTTACTTTATCTTGAATCATCGGCCGGACACGTTGGCCGAAAGGGTATTCGCTCCCGCACCGGACCTCGAGACCCTGCTGCGGGAAGAGAAGCGGCCCTTGACATCCCTGGAATCGGATACTCCACTCAACCGCTTCGATATCGTCGGATTCAGTCTTCAGACGGAACTCGATTTCACGAACGTGCTCAGCATGTTGGACCTTGCAGGCATACCCTTGTGGGCGGGACAAAGGAATGAACGGCATCCGTTGGTTATTGCCGGGGGGCCCTGCGCGGCAAACCCCGAACCCATGTCGGCGTTTTTCGATGCGTTCCTGATCGGCGAGGGTGAAGAGGCCGTCGAACGGATTGCCGATACCGTTGTAGAATGGAAACAGGCCCATGGTTCAAAAAACGAATTGCTGTCCGCTCTGACCCGCATCGAGGGAATGTATGTGCCGGCGTTTTTCGAACCCATCCACGACCGCAACGGCAAACTGTCGGCCATAGAGCCCCAGCTTCCCGGATATGAGTTCGTCCAAAAAGCTCTGGTGACAGACCTTGAAAACTCACCCTACCCGGTATGCCCTGTGTTGCCTGGCATCAGAACCGTACATGATCGCCTCAACGTCGAAATCGCCCGCGGTTGTTCCCGAGGTTGTCGCTTTTGCCAGGCCAGCGTGCTCTACCGTCCGGTAAGGGAACGCTCCCCGCAGCGTGTTCGGGAACTGATTCTCGAAGGCTTGGCCTCCACGGGCTACGAAGACCTCTCCCTGCTTTCGCTGAGCACGGGAGACTATTCGTGCATCGATTCGCTGCTGTCCCACCTCATGGAAGAGCTGCTGCCGCACAGGACGTCCGTGTCTCTGCCTTCCCTCCGGGTAGGAACCATTTCAGAAGACCTCATGAAACAAATCAAACGGGTGCGTAAGACCGGATTCACATTCGCTCCTGAAGCAGCAACGGAGCGACTCCGTGGGGTCATCAACAAGGATATCTCGGAAAACAATCTATTGGAGTCCGCGGGGCATGCTTTTCGTCTCGGTTGGAACTTGATCAAACTCTATTTTATGATCGGGCTTCCGACAGAAACCCCGGAAGACGTAAAGGCCATCCCGGAACTGGCTGTTCGAGTATTGAATCAATCCAAAGCTTCCAACCACCGGACGGTCAATGTGAGTTACGCCCTGTTCGTACCCAAACCTCAGACTCCGTTTCAGTGGTGCGCTCAGGACTCTTTGGAGAAGGCCGGCGAAAAGATGGAATTCCTGAGAAACGCCTGCAGCCGCGGAGGCCTGCAACCCAAGTGGAACAGCACGACCATGAGTATCGTTGAAGGAGCTCTGGCCCGCGGAGGACGGGAGACGGCGCATTGGATATACGAGGCGTACCGTCAGGGATGCCGGCTTGACGCCTGGACCGAGCACTTCAGCTTTCAGCGTTGGGAGGAAGCACTCCGAAAGGCCGGAGCGCCCGCGTGGGAGGAGATTCAGAGATCCAGATCCCTGAAGGAGCCTCTGCCCTGGGATCATATTCGTTTCGGTGTGGAACGCTCGTTTCTCGAGTCGGAATATGCACGGGCCTTCGAGGGCGCCATCACCGGAGACTGCCGCGTCACATGCCACAACTGCGGGGCGTGCGATCACAAACTCGTGCGGCATGCCCTGACCGATTGTGAAATGTCCTCGGAGCATCAAACAAGAATCGAACATCAGGAGACCGTGGGCGAAAGGTACAGAATCACTTTCAAGAAAACGGGTTCGGCGCGTCTTTTGGGGCATCTTGACATGTCGGCCGCCTTCAGGCGTTCTCTCCGACGCGCGGAATTGCCCCTCAAATACTCCGAGGGGTTTCATCCCCAACCGAAAATAGTCTTTCACGACGCTCTTCCGTTGGGGATGGAGAGCTGGGAAGAGGGAGTCGACATCATCCTTTCGGAACCGATGTCGCCGGATCGCATAATGGAACGGGCCAACGCTCAATTGCCGGAAGAATTGAAAGTTCTGGACGTGAAGAAGGTTAAGGGCAAACCGATACCCGCTCAGGGGGCGGAATACCGCATAACCGGTCCGGAAGGGACGTTCCCCAAAGGGAAAATGGATGCCTTCAACGACGCTCCGTCCTTTGTCTTCCTGCATAAAGGCAAACGAAAAACACGTTCCATTGACCTCAAACACATTGTTGCGATAGAAGCTGAAGGAAGCTGCGCCATACGGATGAGGCTGCTTCAGGCGGGTGATGTTAAGTTGAAGCCGACGGGAGTTGCGAAGGAGATCTTCGGGTTCCCGGAGTCCGACGAGATCTCGATTTCCGTCGCAAAACTTCGAACCCTATAG
- a CDS encoding Rne/Rng family ribonuclease, which translates to MSTELVINSRPYETRVALVENGVVTEYQVERSKEQEISGNIYYGRVIRVLPGMQAAFVDIGLQKAAFLYVSDVYDNLREFELMMLAAREESEDQEDESSEEEPSEEPFRREPRFQIQDLLHEGQEVMVQVSKEPLGSKGARVTTHISLPGRNLVLMPMMDHVGVSRRIEDETERKRLRDMILAIRPEATGFILRTAAEGEDEAKIMAEMEFLLKLWESIQEKKRTPKVPFLVHRDLNIALRAVRDLFTKEVDRLIIDSWEEYEAVLNFIQTFMPSLAPAVELYTDPEPIFDRYGIAMEIYRALRKKVWLKSGGYIVIEMTEALVSIDVNTGRYVGKRNLEETILKTNLEAVKEIAYQLRLRNLGGLIVIDFIDMERESDREKVFASLKEALHKDKSKTHVLRMSELGLIEMTRKRTRENINRFLSEPCFYCEGEGLLKSKRAICYEIFRNIEREAPEIQENNLHVRVHPEISNMLLDEENQHIEFLERKINKSIVIKSSEILHLEQFQIKTH; encoded by the coding sequence ATGTCCACGGAACTGGTCATTAATTCAAGGCCGTACGAAACGCGAGTGGCCCTTGTGGAAAACGGTGTTGTTACCGAATATCAGGTCGAGCGGAGCAAAGAACAGGAGATCAGCGGAAACATCTATTATGGGCGGGTCATCCGGGTGCTCCCCGGCATGCAGGCGGCATTCGTGGACATCGGATTGCAGAAGGCGGCGTTTCTGTATGTCTCCGATGTGTATGACAATCTCAGAGAATTCGAGTTGATGATGCTCGCCGCCAGGGAGGAATCGGAGGACCAGGAAGACGAATCGAGCGAAGAGGAGCCATCAGAGGAACCGTTTCGCAGAGAACCCCGCTTCCAGATTCAAGATCTGCTCCACGAAGGCCAGGAAGTAATGGTCCAGGTGTCCAAAGAACCTCTGGGATCAAAAGGCGCTCGTGTGACCACTCATATCTCCTTGCCGGGCCGAAATCTCGTTCTGATGCCCATGATGGATCACGTAGGCGTTTCCCGGCGCATCGAGGACGAAACCGAGCGTAAACGGCTTCGCGACATGATCCTGGCCATAAGACCGGAAGCTACCGGTTTCATCCTTAGGACCGCCGCCGAAGGAGAGGACGAGGCCAAAATCATGGCGGAGATGGAATTCCTGCTGAAGCTCTGGGAGAGCATCCAGGAGAAAAAGAGAACGCCCAAAGTTCCCTTTCTGGTCCACAGGGACCTCAACATTGCGCTTCGTGCGGTTCGCGATCTGTTCACCAAAGAAGTGGACCGTCTGATCATAGACTCGTGGGAGGAGTACGAGGCCGTTCTTAATTTTATTCAAACGTTTATGCCGAGCCTGGCTCCGGCGGTGGAACTGTATACCGACCCGGAGCCCATTTTCGATCGTTACGGCATCGCGATGGAGATCTACCGGGCGCTTCGTAAGAAAGTATGGCTCAAGTCGGGTGGATACATCGTCATCGAGATGACGGAAGCCCTGGTCAGCATCGATGTGAACACCGGCCGCTACGTTGGGAAACGCAATCTCGAGGAAACGATCCTGAAAACCAATCTCGAGGCGGTCAAGGAAATCGCCTATCAACTACGCCTTCGAAATCTGGGGGGCCTGATCGTCATTGATTTCATCGACATGGAACGCGAAAGCGATCGGGAGAAGGTGTTCGCTTCTCTTAAGGAGGCCCTGCACAAAGACAAGAGCAAAACCCACGTCCTGAGAATGAGCGAATTGGGCCTCATCGAAATGACGCGCAAGCGCACTCGCGAAAACATCAACCGCTTTCTGTCGGAGCCTTGCTTTTATTGTGAAGGAGAGGGCCTGCTCAAATCGAAAAGAGCCATCTGCTACGAAATTTTTCGAAATATCGAGAGAGAGGCGCCGGAGATACAGGAAAACAACCTACACGTTCGTGTACACCCCGAAATCAGCAACATGCTTCTGGACGAAGAAAATCAGCACATCGAGTTTCTGGAACGGAAGATCAATAAGAGCATCGTGATCAAATCCTCGGAGATCTTACACCTGGAACAGTTTCAGATCAAAACTCACTGA
- the thiE gene encoding thiamine phosphate synthase, whose translation MTREDRIALLRDVDLYPVTCQDLSDGRTDLEVLDGVLAGGARMIQLREKYWDKKDLYELAVEFRKKTLEHNVLLIINDHVDVALAVDADGVHLGQEDLPIPAARSIAPELILGASSHNLEEALRAQEEGADYVNIGPIFPTKTKDKITRFIGPDAVREISPHLHIPFTTMGGINLDNIREVLEAGARRIAMVTGVTRAEDIAERVRALRGVILSYD comes from the coding sequence ATGACCAGAGAAGATCGTATAGCGCTTTTGCGCGACGTCGACCTATACCCGGTAACCTGTCAGGACCTCTCTGACGGACGAACCGATCTTGAGGTGTTGGACGGGGTTCTCGCCGGTGGCGCCCGAATGATACAGCTTCGAGAGAAGTACTGGGACAAGAAAGACTTGTACGAATTGGCGGTTGAATTCCGTAAGAAAACCCTCGAGCACAACGTCCTTCTGATCATCAACGACCACGTGGACGTTGCCTTGGCGGTGGATGCGGACGGGGTTCATCTCGGGCAGGAAGACCTGCCCATTCCGGCAGCCCGGAGCATTGCACCGGAACTGATTCTTGGTGCGTCCAGCCATAACCTCGAGGAAGCCTTACGCGCGCAGGAAGAAGGAGCCGACTATGTAAATATCGGCCCCATTTTCCCCACGAAGACCAAAGACAAGATCACGCGGTTTATAGGCCCCGACGCCGTCCGGGAGATCTCGCCTCATCTTCACATACCGTTCACCACCATGGGAGGCATCAACCTGGACAACATTCGGGAAGTGCTCGAGGCTGGAGCACGCCGCATTGCGATGGTTACGGGGGTCACCCGTGCCGAAGACATAGCGGAGAGGGTGCGCGCCCTGCGCGGGGTGATTCTCTCCTATGATTAA
- the thiS gene encoding sulfur carrier protein ThiS translates to MSICVRLNGEDRSLAPNTTVSGLLEFLKVPATNVVVERNRRIVDRDTFDREVLEDGDEVELIRFVGGG, encoded by the coding sequence ATGTCCATTTGCGTCAGACTGAACGGCGAAGACCGTTCGCTTGCTCCGAACACCACTGTTTCGGGCCTTTTGGAATTTTTGAAGGTGCCTGCGACTAATGTGGTCGTGGAACGGAACCGGCGAATTGTGGATCGAGACACGTTCGACCGGGAGGTTCTCGAGGACGGCGATGAGGTCGAACTGATTCGCTTTGTGGGGGGAGGATGA
- the thiH gene encoding 2-iminoacetate synthase ThiH, whose product MSFSEEIEKLDWENVRSTIAGVTARDVERSLQTERRTFRDVLSLLSPAAESYLESMAQIAHNITVRRFGRIIQMYAPIYVSSECTNSCVYCGFNRHNAIERATLTLDEAAREGEILHREGFRHVLLVSGESPRHASVDYLCAVAERLRPLFASISIEVYPLDTDEYRALIASGVDGLTIYQETYHKGRYAEVHPAGRKRNYKWRLDTTDRGGEAGFRRLNIGALLGLSDWRIEGAYMAFHAAYLTRRFWKSQISVSFPRLRPAAGGYEPEFPVSDPQMVQLMCALRLFLPDAGLVLSTRESRELRDNLVPLGVTQMSAGSKTAPGGYASKPEAEGQFEVSDKRSPGEVAHMIASRGYEPVWKDWDAAFLTGGEAGSALDVRRASVER is encoded by the coding sequence ATGTCGTTTTCGGAAGAGATCGAGAAGCTGGATTGGGAAAATGTAAGAAGCACCATTGCGGGCGTTACGGCACGGGATGTCGAGCGTTCACTGCAAACCGAACGAAGAACCTTTCGGGACGTATTGAGCCTCCTGTCCCCTGCGGCGGAATCCTATCTGGAATCCATGGCTCAGATCGCGCACAACATCACGGTCCGGCGTTTCGGACGTATCATCCAGATGTATGCGCCCATCTATGTCTCGAGCGAGTGCACCAATTCCTGCGTATATTGTGGATTCAATCGACATAACGCTATTGAACGGGCGACGCTCACATTGGATGAAGCGGCTCGCGAAGGAGAAATACTGCACAGGGAAGGCTTCCGCCATGTACTGTTGGTCAGCGGCGAATCGCCCCGACACGCGTCGGTGGACTACCTGTGCGCCGTTGCTGAACGTCTTCGTCCTCTGTTCGCGTCGATTTCCATTGAAGTGTATCCCCTGGATACGGATGAGTATAGAGCGCTCATCGCATCGGGCGTCGACGGACTGACCATTTACCAGGAGACCTATCATAAGGGGCGATATGCGGAGGTCCATCCCGCCGGCCGGAAACGGAACTACAAGTGGCGTCTCGATACCACGGACCGCGGCGGTGAAGCCGGATTCCGCCGGCTGAACATCGGCGCTCTCTTGGGGTTGTCGGACTGGCGAATCGAGGGGGCTTACATGGCCTTCCACGCCGCCTATTTGACCCGGCGATTTTGGAAGAGCCAGATCTCGGTCTCGTTTCCGAGGCTCCGGCCCGCCGCGGGCGGGTACGAACCCGAGTTCCCCGTCAGCGATCCCCAAATGGTGCAGCTCATGTGCGCGCTTCGGCTGTTCCTCCCGGACGCCGGTCTGGTTCTTTCAACGCGTGAATCCCGTGAATTGCGGGATAATCTCGTTCCCTTGGGGGTAACGCAGATGAGCGCCGGAAGCAAAACGGCTCCCGGGGGATACGCTTCCAAACCCGAGGCGGAAGGGCAATTCGAGGTGAGTGATAAACGCAGTCCGGGGGAAGTAGCTCATATGATCGCCTCTCGAGGCTATGAACCGGTCTGGAAAGACTGGGATGCCGCTTTCTTGACCGGCGGCGAGGCCGGATCGGCATTGGACGTGAGGCGAGCGTCCGTCGAACGGTAA
- a CDS encoding thiazole synthase, which yields MDLSPLVIAGRSFRSRLLVGTGKFPSTELMVQAIEASGAEIVTVALRRVELDNPADDLMSAIDRERYLLLPNTSGARDAEEAVRLARIARAAGCDPWIKLEVTPDPNYLLPDPIETLKAAEILVKEGFTVLPYINADPVLAKRLEDVGTATVMPLGAPIGTNRGIRTKDSIQIIIEQARVPVVVDAGLGAPSHAAEAMEMGADAVLVNTAIAVAGDPVAMAKGFKLGVEAGFLARQAGAGKQQWKAEASSPLTGFLRSV from the coding sequence ATTGATCTATCACCTCTCGTCATAGCGGGTCGTTCTTTCCGTTCGCGTCTGTTGGTGGGAACGGGAAAGTTCCCGTCCACGGAGCTTATGGTTCAGGCCATAGAAGCATCGGGCGCCGAAATAGTCACAGTAGCGCTGCGCAGGGTGGAATTGGACAACCCTGCGGATGATCTCATGTCCGCCATCGATCGCGAGCGGTACTTGCTGCTGCCGAACACCAGCGGCGCTCGGGACGCGGAGGAGGCTGTCCGCCTGGCTCGAATCGCCCGCGCCGCAGGCTGCGATCCTTGGATCAAGCTCGAGGTGACGCCGGATCCCAACTATTTGCTGCCCGATCCCATCGAAACCCTGAAAGCGGCCGAGATTCTTGTAAAAGAGGGATTCACGGTGCTTCCATACATCAATGCGGATCCCGTTCTGGCCAAACGACTCGAGGATGTGGGAACGGCGACGGTTATGCCTTTGGGCGCCCCCATAGGGACCAATCGTGGAATTAGAACGAAGGACTCCATTCAGATTATTATCGAGCAAGCACGGGTTCCCGTGGTGGTGGACGCCGGACTCGGCGCTCCGTCCCACGCGGCGGAAGCCATGGAAATGGGGGCGGACGCCGTGTTGGTGAACACGGCCATCGCTGTGGCCGGAGACCCGGTAGCCATGGCGAAAGGGTTCAAACTGGGAGTCGAGGCGGGTTTCTTGGCCCGGCAGGCGGGTGCGGGCAAACAACAGTGGAAGGCTGAAGCCAGCTCGCCCCTGACCGGATTTTTGAGGAGTGTCTGA
- a CDS encoding HesA/MoeB/ThiF family protein yields MLSESEEARYQRNIRVPEIGVAGQKKLFQGRVLVIGAGGLGSPALAYLACAGVGTLGILDNDFVELSNLQRQILHFTSDLQQLKIRSASGKIAALNPNVRIVTHQVRFSAENGRSIVRDYDFVIEATDNFASKFAVNDACVQENVPYSHAGAMGLVGQAMTVIPGKGPCFRCVFGGVENTEKAPMPSEIGILGTVAGVLGCVQASEAIKYLAEFGELLVGRLLTYNALDSSFRTVPLPKGNCPVCRKSKTEA; encoded by the coding sequence TTGTTAAGCGAATCGGAGGAAGCGCGTTACCAACGCAATATTCGGGTCCCGGAAATTGGAGTTGCCGGGCAGAAAAAGCTTTTCCAAGGCCGAGTTCTGGTTATTGGAGCCGGAGGACTCGGTAGTCCCGCATTGGCTTACCTGGCCTGTGCAGGCGTCGGGACTTTGGGGATTCTCGACAACGACTTCGTAGAACTGTCCAATCTGCAACGCCAAATTCTCCATTTCACATCGGACCTGCAGCAACTCAAGATCCGCTCGGCATCGGGAAAAATAGCCGCCTTGAATCCGAACGTGCGTATTGTAACCCATCAAGTCCGGTTCTCCGCGGAAAACGGACGCAGCATCGTGCGCGATTACGACTTCGTCATCGAGGCCACCGACAATTTCGCGTCCAAGTTCGCCGTAAACGACGCTTGTGTACAGGAGAACGTTCCTTACTCCCATGCGGGCGCCATGGGCCTGGTTGGCCAGGCGATGACCGTAATACCGGGGAAAGGGCCCTGTTTCCGCTGCGTGTTTGGAGGCGTCGAGAACACGGAAAAGGCCCCAATGCCTTCGGAAATCGGTATCCTGGGCACGGTGGCGGGAGTCTTGGGATGCGTTCAGGCCTCGGAAGCCATCAAATATCTGGCGGAATTCGGGGAACTCCTGGTGGGGAGGCTGCTGACTTACAACGCGCTGGATTCATCGTTCCGGACCGTGCCCCTGCCGAAAGGCAACTGTCCGGTTTGCCGCAAATCGAAGACGGAGGCTTAA
- a CDS encoding Hsp20/alpha crystallin family protein — translation MNLPLVRKKRRPLWMTPGGEGWGDAFFDRLWTEWPRFEGEEWVPALDFFEKDNKYYLTAEMPGINKDDLNITVDNGMVTISGKKEARKEEEGANFYLKESVYGSFSRSLRLPGEVDEAKVEATFKDGVLTLVMPHKKEAKAKKIEVK, via the coding sequence ATGAATCTTCCATTGGTTCGAAAGAAACGGAGACCTTTATGGATGACCCCGGGCGGCGAAGGTTGGGGAGATGCTTTTTTTGACCGATTGTGGACTGAATGGCCGCGGTTTGAAGGCGAGGAGTGGGTGCCTGCTCTGGATTTCTTCGAGAAGGACAACAAGTACTATCTTACGGCCGAGATGCCGGGTATCAACAAGGACGACTTAAACATCACCGTTGACAACGGGATGGTAACCATCAGCGGCAAAAAAGAGGCGCGCAAAGAAGAAGAAGGCGCCAACTTCTACCTCAAGGAATCGGTGTACGGCTCGTTCTCCAGAAGCCTGCGTTTGCCCGGAGAAGTGGACGAAGCCAAGGTGGAAGCCACCTTCAAGGACGGAGTGCTAACCCTGGTAATGCCGCACAAGAAGGAAGCAAAAGCCAAGAAAATCGAAGTCAAATAA
- a CDS encoding type II toxin-antitoxin system HicB family antitoxin, protein MFTGYPVEFEPDDNNTVIATCPDVPEALSAGQTESEALDWMEDALCVALSAYVDDNEDIPKPSAPRKGQPMVELPPMAVMKLTIYQSMRDQGVTQVELARRLNCDARQVRRILDLDHHSRLNQLEAALRALKKKLVIDIREAA, encoded by the coding sequence ATGTTTACAGGCTACCCGGTTGAATTCGAGCCGGATGATAACAACACCGTGATCGCTACGTGCCCCGATGTTCCGGAGGCCTTATCCGCCGGGCAAACTGAATCGGAAGCGCTTGATTGGATGGAAGACGCTTTGTGTGTCGCTCTGTCCGCCTATGTGGACGACAACGAGGATATACCCAAACCGTCCGCACCCAGGAAAGGGCAACCGATGGTGGAGCTTCCTCCGATGGCCGTCATGAAGCTGACCATTTATCAAAGCATGAGAGATCAGGGCGTCACGCAGGTGGAGCTTGCTCGCAGACTCAACTGTGATGCTCGACAGGTGCGCCGGATTCTTGACCTCGATCACCATTCCCGGCTGAACCAACTGGAAGCCGCGCTTCGCGCCTTGAAGAAAAAACTGGTGATCGATATCCGGGAAGCCGCCTGA
- a CDS encoding type II toxin-antitoxin system HicA family toxin — MRRLKAAGVLVDASRGKGGHCLLRYNNKRTTLPCHGNDLGNVLIKRICRQLGLDEKEIL; from the coding sequence GTGCGAAGATTAAAGGCAGCCGGGGTTTTGGTCGACGCGTCCCGTGGAAAGGGGGGGCATTGCTTGTTGCGATACAACAATAAAAGGACCACGCTGCCATGTCACGGCAATGATCTGGGCAATGTGCTAATAAAGCGTATTTGCAGGCAACTCGGCCTGGACGAGAAGGAGATACTTTAA